One Pontibacillus yanchengensis DNA window includes the following coding sequences:
- the addB gene encoding helicase-exonuclease AddAB subunit AddB: MSIRFLLGRAGSGKSTRCLTEIKDLLQASPEGPPIIYMVPEQMTFQQEYALLKQDGIEGSIRAQVFSFSRLAWRVLQETGGGTKKFISSTGVQMMLRKITEQRKSDWNVFQKAIEKQGFIEQLETMITEFKRYRVTPQTLQEQMNVMDQYVHHYPGEEALKHKLEDLSYIYEELLYALREQYIDSEDQLQLLANKIEEADFLEGAEIYLDGFHSFTPQELVVLQALMKKAARVSITLTLDEPRYGEIPELDLFYQTAHTFQEVQEVANEVSVPITEIKHLYGEVGRFQQRHAFEHLEHYFNTRPAPAYQDKTPISVAQAVHPRAEVEGVAQEIIELVRDSGYRYQDMAMLIREPEVYHDIIATVFEDYNIPVFIDEKRTMMNHPLIEFLRSAMDVMEGNWRYDAIFRLLRTDFIPSSDSEHPLTQEAIDELENYCLEYGVRTKNKWIGDSRWRYQRFKGFNQASQTDEEKRKEERLNRLRHQVTAALLPFDESLREAKTVKERCQVLFEWLENLGVPEKLDAWRDDYDDQGLIEKGREQEQVWDAVVQLFEEMVEMIGDDKLSLSVFRTTLDTGFESLDFAHVPPNMDHVIVGSVDRSRISGIKCAFLLGVNEGLWPMKPPAEGMISEQERELLSEHGMQLADSSKRQLLDDHFYVYLAFTAPSDYLWVSYPLSNEEGKSKTPSSMVKRIQELFPRAEEKMLLQEDDDHQDAERFITTPEKTRSVLTAQLSRYLRGYPMKDVWWDVLDWFIVRDKNHLDTRRVLMSLFYENTPANLGKNTTEELYPKQVKASVSRLETYYRCSYQHFAKYGLGLQERSVYKLDAPDIGTLFHEALKQITEWIQAEGRDWNTISQQDTNQYAERAVHQLSPILQHQILYSSNRYQYIQRKLQDVVARAAYMLSEQAKRSQFSPVGLELGFGPNEIIPPMKLDLKNGFELLLRGRIDRVDRAQGDEGMLLRIIDYKSSSKGLDLVEVYYGLALQMLAYLDVVLTHAQQWLGAQASPAGVLYFHVHNPMLSDNTLLDDVDIEKELFKKFKMQGLLLEDEEIVKMMDTSLDSGTSHIVPAGLKKNGDFLKSSKTAEEASFQQLQGYIRDLMMQAGEDITNGKVDLNPFQKDQQAACDYCEFRSVCQFDPSLKENSYRSLKGMKDEEILDKITKRGEES, encoded by the coding sequence GAAAATCCGATTGGAACGTATTCCAAAAAGCGATTGAAAAGCAAGGTTTCATCGAGCAATTGGAAACGATGATTACGGAATTTAAGCGATATCGTGTGACTCCACAAACACTTCAGGAACAAATGAATGTGATGGATCAATATGTTCACCATTACCCTGGAGAAGAAGCGCTTAAGCACAAGTTAGAGGATCTATCTTACATATATGAAGAGTTACTATATGCCCTAAGAGAACAATATATTGATAGTGAAGATCAACTACAGCTTTTAGCGAACAAAATTGAGGAAGCTGACTTTTTGGAAGGTGCTGAAATCTATTTAGATGGATTTCACAGCTTTACTCCACAAGAATTAGTTGTACTGCAAGCACTAATGAAAAAAGCAGCGCGTGTGTCGATAACATTAACACTCGATGAACCTCGGTATGGTGAAATTCCAGAGCTTGATTTATTCTATCAAACGGCTCATACCTTTCAAGAGGTTCAAGAGGTTGCTAATGAAGTGTCTGTTCCGATTACGGAAATCAAGCACCTATATGGAGAAGTAGGTCGTTTTCAACAGAGACATGCTTTTGAACACCTAGAACATTATTTTAATACAAGGCCAGCACCTGCCTATCAAGACAAGACACCAATTTCGGTTGCCCAAGCTGTTCACCCACGTGCTGAGGTGGAGGGAGTTGCGCAAGAGATTATTGAACTCGTACGTGATAGTGGCTATCGTTATCAAGATATGGCGATGCTGATTCGTGAACCAGAAGTCTATCACGATATTATTGCGACTGTTTTTGAGGACTACAACATCCCTGTATTTATTGATGAAAAACGTACGATGATGAACCATCCGTTGATTGAATTTTTGCGTTCAGCGATGGATGTTATGGAAGGGAATTGGCGCTACGATGCAATATTCCGCTTGTTAAGAACGGATTTCATTCCATCATCTGATTCAGAACATCCTTTAACGCAGGAAGCCATTGATGAACTAGAAAATTATTGTTTGGAGTATGGGGTACGAACGAAAAACAAATGGATTGGCGATTCTAGATGGCGTTATCAACGGTTTAAAGGATTCAATCAAGCATCGCAAACAGATGAAGAAAAACGAAAGGAAGAACGCTTAAATAGATTACGACACCAGGTGACAGCAGCCTTACTGCCTTTTGACGAATCACTTCGAGAAGCCAAAACGGTAAAAGAACGGTGCCAGGTGTTGTTTGAGTGGCTTGAAAACCTTGGAGTCCCTGAAAAGCTAGATGCTTGGCGCGACGATTATGATGATCAAGGACTAATTGAAAAAGGTCGAGAGCAAGAGCAAGTTTGGGACGCAGTTGTTCAGTTGTTTGAAGAAATGGTAGAAATGATTGGCGATGACAAGCTTTCCTTATCTGTTTTCCGTACTACGCTCGATACAGGTTTTGAATCACTTGATTTTGCCCATGTACCGCCAAATATGGATCATGTCATTGTAGGTAGTGTCGATCGTTCGCGTATTTCAGGCATTAAATGTGCCTTTCTACTAGGTGTGAATGAAGGTTTATGGCCAATGAAGCCACCTGCTGAAGGGATGATTTCTGAGCAGGAACGAGAGTTATTATCAGAGCATGGCATGCAGCTTGCAGATAGTAGCAAACGTCAGCTATTGGACGATCATTTTTACGTGTACTTGGCTTTTACAGCTCCGTCTGATTACTTATGGGTCAGTTATCCGCTAAGTAATGAGGAAGGGAAGTCGAAGACACCATCTTCCATGGTCAAGCGAATTCAGGAGTTATTTCCCCGTGCGGAGGAAAAAATGCTTCTCCAGGAAGATGATGATCATCAGGATGCTGAACGATTTATTACCACTCCAGAAAAAACACGCTCTGTCTTAACCGCCCAGCTCTCTCGTTATTTACGGGGATATCCAATGAAGGATGTGTGGTGGGATGTACTGGACTGGTTCATTGTACGTGATAAGAACCATCTGGATACGAGACGTGTGTTGATGAGTTTATTTTATGAAAATACACCAGCAAATCTCGGGAAGAACACAACAGAAGAGTTGTACCCGAAGCAAGTCAAAGCTAGTGTTTCAAGGCTGGAAACGTATTATCGTTGCTCCTATCAGCACTTCGCTAAATACGGTCTTGGACTTCAAGAGCGTTCTGTTTATAAACTGGATGCACCTGATATAGGTACACTGTTCCATGAGGCTTTAAAGCAAATTACAGAATGGATTCAAGCGGAGGGGCGCGATTGGAACACAATATCTCAACAAGATACGAATCAGTACGCTGAGCGGGCTGTTCATCAGCTATCTCCAATTTTGCAGCACCAAATTTTGTATAGCTCAAATCGCTATCAATATATTCAACGCAAATTACAGGACGTAGTCGCTCGAGCTGCTTATATGCTGAGTGAACAGGCGAAGCGCAGTCAGTTCTCTCCTGTTGGACTTGAGCTAGGTTTTGGTCCTAATGAAATAATTCCACCAATGAAGCTTGATTTGAAAAATGGCTTTGAGCTACTTCTTAGAGGACGTATTGACCGTGTGGATCGAGCTCAAGGGGATGAAGGGATGTTGCTACGGATCATCGACTATAAATCCAGTTCTAAAGGGCTCGATCTTGTTGAAGTGTATTATGGGCTGGCACTGCAGATGTTAGCGTATTTAGATGTAGTGTTAACGCATGCACAGCAATGGCTTGGGGCTCAAGCTTCACCTGCAGGAGTGCTTTATTTTCATGTTCATAACCCGATGCTATCGGATAATACGTTACTCGATGATGTAGATATTGAAAAAGAGTTGTTCAAAAAGTTTAAGATGCAAGGCCTTTTATTAGAAGATGAAGAGATTGTTAAAATGATGGATACAAGCTTAGATTCAGGTACAAGTCATATTGTGCCAGCAGGATTAAAGAAAAATGGAGATTTCTTGAAAAGTTCTAAAACAGCGGAGGAAGCGTCATTCCAACAACTTCAAGGATATATTCGGGATTTGATGATGCAAGCAGGAGAAGACATTACAAATGGGAAGGTCGATCTTAATCCATTCCAAAAAGACCAGCAAGCTGCTTGTGATTATTGTGAATTCCGTTCTGTTTGTCAGTTTGATCCTTCCCTAAAAGAAAATAGCTACCGATCATTAAAAGGAATGAAGGATGAAGAAATTTTAGACAAAATTACAAAAAGAGGGGAGGAATCGTAA